The following coding sequences are from one Bradyrhizobium sp. WSM471 window:
- the glmU gene encoding bifunctional UDP-N-acetylglucosamine diphosphorylase/glucosamine-1-phosphate N-acetyltransferase GlmU, whose protein sequence is MTARSSLTIVLAAGEGTRMRSHLPKVLHPVAHQSLLAHVLAAAPKGTGTSLAVVIGPDHQAVADEAKRIRPDALTFVQQDRLGTAHAVLAARDAIARGVDDLLIAFGDTPLISAETFARLRAPLAKGAAIAALGFHAADPTGYGRFIVESDRLVAIREQADASAEERRIDLCNAGVMAIDGRRALAILEKIGNANSKGEYYLTDAVGVISEQGWDAVVIETSEDEVRGINTKAQLAEAESVMQARLRKAAMESGVTLIAPETVYLAADTVFGKDVTIEPFVVIGPGVSIGDGTVVHSFSHIVETRLGKKVSIGPYARLRPGTSLGDGARIGNFVETKAATLEAGVKVNHLSYIGDATIGANSNIGAGTITCNYDGFKKHKTIIGQGAFVGTNSSLVAPVTIGNGAYIGSGSVITRDVPDDAMALERSPQTIRDGGAARYREMKTSGKKLEKKPAK, encoded by the coding sequence ATGACCGCCCGTTCCAGCCTCACGATCGTGCTCGCCGCCGGCGAAGGCACGCGTATGCGCTCACACCTGCCGAAAGTGCTGCATCCGGTGGCGCACCAGAGCCTGCTCGCCCACGTGCTCGCCGCGGCGCCCAAGGGAACCGGCACCTCGCTCGCGGTCGTGATCGGACCCGACCATCAGGCGGTGGCGGACGAAGCAAAGCGCATCCGCCCCGACGCGCTCACCTTCGTGCAACAGGACCGGCTCGGCACCGCGCATGCGGTGCTGGCGGCGCGTGATGCCATTGCCCGGGGCGTGGACGATTTGCTGATTGCATTCGGCGACACGCCGCTGATCTCGGCCGAGACCTTTGCGCGGCTGCGCGCGCCGCTGGCCAAAGGCGCCGCGATTGCGGCGCTCGGCTTCCACGCCGCCGATCCCACCGGCTATGGCCGCTTCATCGTCGAGAGCGACCGCCTGGTCGCGATCCGCGAGCAGGCCGATGCCAGCGCCGAGGAGCGCAGGATCGACCTGTGCAATGCCGGGGTCATGGCGATCGACGGCCGCCGCGCGCTCGCGATCCTCGAGAAGATCGGCAATGCGAATTCCAAGGGCGAATATTATCTGACCGACGCCGTCGGCGTTATCAGCGAACAAGGATGGGATGCCGTGGTGATCGAAACCAGCGAGGACGAAGTGCGCGGCATCAACACCAAGGCGCAGCTCGCCGAGGCCGAAAGCGTGATGCAGGCACGGTTGAGGAAAGCGGCGATGGAGTCCGGCGTGACGCTGATCGCGCCCGAAACCGTCTATCTCGCCGCGGATACCGTGTTCGGCAAGGACGTGACGATCGAGCCCTTCGTGGTGATCGGCCCCGGCGTTTCGATCGGCGACGGCACGGTGGTGCATTCCTTCTCGCATATCGTCGAGACCAGGCTCGGCAAGAAGGTCTCCATCGGCCCCTATGCGCGGCTGCGGCCCGGCACTTCGCTCGGCGACGGCGCGCGCATCGGCAATTTCGTGGAGACCAAGGCCGCGACGCTGGAGGCCGGCGTCAAGGTCAACCATCTCTCCTACATTGGCGATGCCACAATCGGCGCCAATTCCAACATCGGCGCCGGCACCATCACCTGCAACTACGACGGCTTCAAGAAGCACAAGACGATCATCGGGCAGGGCGCCTTCGTCGGCACCAACTCCTCGCTGGTCGCGCCGGTGACCATCGGCAACGGCGCCTATATCGGCTCGGGCTCGGTGATCACGCGCGACGTGCCTGATGATGCCATGGCGCTGGAGCGTAGCCCGCAGACCATCCGCGACGGTGGCGCGGCGCGCTATCGCGAGATGAAGACAAGTGGCAAGAAGCTTGAAAAGAAGCCGGCGAAATGA
- a CDS encoding beta-1,6-glucan synthase, whose protein sequence is MWWWLATPISLARAPIDPADKVQCVSYAPFRGEQSPLNAWTHIEADQIEQDLRQLKEITDCVRTYSMENGLDQVPAIAARIGGLKVLQGIWLSSNRTKNFEQAALAIRLSKDFPGIITSIIVGNEVLLRGEMTTADLVSIIRSVKAQVSVPVTYADVWEFWLRNREIYDAVDFVTIHILPYWEDNPVKAKFAASHVEQIRERMAVAFPGKEILIGETGWPSEGRMREGALPSRTNQARVVSEILSLAKAQKFRVNLIESYDQPWKRKLEGTVGGYWGLYDSVRRGLKYPPGQPISNFPYWKWYMGAGMGLCVLVFAVAGLTLRRRPWTPRFSAWLGVAISATSAGILLGIGADKMYYESYGIGGWLLWGALLAAGILSPIFCAQAMVIGRSLPTFLDLLGPREGRKWSKLTAVLGLTLAVTAVIAAQTALGFVFDPRYKDFPYAALTMAVVPFALLMLNRPQIGQRPIAESVFAGVLALSATFVLFNEGRDNWQSLWTCAIYLLFALTLWRARAEQIQE, encoded by the coding sequence GTGTGGTGGTGGCTTGCCACGCCGATCTCGCTTGCGCGCGCCCCGATCGATCCCGCCGACAAGGTCCAATGCGTCTCCTACGCGCCGTTCCGCGGCGAGCAGTCGCCGCTGAACGCATGGACCCATATCGAGGCCGACCAGATCGAGCAGGACCTGCGCCAGCTCAAGGAGATCACCGACTGCGTCCGCACCTATTCGATGGAGAACGGGCTCGACCAGGTGCCGGCGATCGCAGCCCGGATCGGCGGGCTGAAGGTGCTCCAGGGCATCTGGCTCTCCAGCAACCGCACCAAGAATTTCGAGCAGGCCGCGCTCGCCATTCGCCTTTCCAAGGATTTCCCCGGAATCATCACCAGCATCATCGTCGGCAACGAAGTGCTGCTGCGTGGCGAGATGACGACCGCGGACCTCGTCTCCATCATCCGCTCGGTGAAGGCGCAGGTCAGCGTGCCCGTCACCTATGCCGATGTCTGGGAGTTCTGGCTCAGGAATCGCGAGATCTACGACGCCGTCGACTTCGTCACGATCCATATCCTGCCTTATTGGGAAGACAATCCGGTCAAGGCGAAGTTTGCCGCCTCCCATGTCGAACAGATCCGCGAGCGCATGGCGGTCGCGTTCCCCGGCAAGGAAATCCTGATCGGCGAAACCGGCTGGCCGAGCGAAGGGCGCATGCGCGAGGGCGCGCTGCCGTCGCGCACCAACCAGGCGCGCGTGGTCTCGGAGATCCTGAGTCTCGCGAAAGCGCAGAAATTCCGCGTCAATCTGATCGAGTCCTACGACCAGCCGTGGAAGCGCAAGCTGGAAGGCACCGTCGGCGGCTATTGGGGCCTCTATGACTCGGTGCGCCGTGGCCTGAAATATCCGCCGGGCCAGCCGATCAGCAATTTCCCGTACTGGAAATGGTACATGGGCGCCGGCATGGGCCTCTGCGTCCTGGTGTTCGCGGTGGCCGGCCTGACGTTGCGGCGCAGGCCCTGGACGCCGCGCTTCTCGGCCTGGCTCGGCGTGGCGATCTCGGCGACCTCGGCCGGCATCCTGCTCGGAATCGGCGCGGACAAGATGTACTATGAGAGCTACGGCATCGGCGGCTGGCTGCTGTGGGGCGCGCTGCTCGCGGCCGGCATCCTGTCGCCGATCTTCTGCGCGCAGGCGATGGTGATCGGCCGCAGCCTCCCGACCTTCCTCGATCTGCTCGGTCCGCGCGAGGGCCGGAAATGGTCGAAGCTCACCGCCGTGCTCGGCTTGACGCTGGCAGTGACGGCGGTCATCGCGGCGCAGACCGCGCTCGGCTTCGTGTTTGACCCGCGCTACAAGGATTTCCCTTACGCCGCGCTGACGATGGCGGTGGTGCCGTTTGCGCTGTTGATGCTGAACCGGCCGCAGATCGGCCAGCGTCCGATCGCGGAATCGGTCTTCGCCGGCGTGCTGGCGCTGTCGGCGACCTTTGTGCTGTTCAACGAGGGCCGCGACAATTGGCAGTCGCTGTGGACCTGCGCGATCTATCTCTTGTTCGCGCTCACGCTGTGGCGGGCGCGGGCCGAGCAAATCCAAGAATGA
- a CDS encoding glycosyltransferase has product MRVVAAVLLLVSALHAGLWGVLRDKEPAPDFKGLLPSVSYAPFEGSAHPDIDNIPTVEKIRADLKTLSTMTRAIRLYSSTGGVELVPPIAAEFGLKVTVGAWIDKDKDRNEREIKAAIELARKNSNVNGVVVGNEVIYRGEQKVEDLIEMIKKVKGSVRVPVTTGEIWNIWRDNPDLGSNVDFIAAHVLPYWENFRSDQAVDQAVDRYNLLRNLFPGKRIVIAEFGWPSAGYNLRNADPGPFQQALTLRNFVSRADAIGMEYNIVEAIDQPWKYFEGGVGPYWGILNASREPKFAWTGPVQNPDYWKLMGVALLVGILLSLPILRLQQPTAKQAFLLSATANGVGAWAATVFAFWNGHYFIFGSAFALTLGMILLVPLVLIAMARIDEIAAVAFGRPPQRLLTKGKPVENVPENYYPKVSIHIPAYFEPVEMLKQTLDALSRLNYPNYECVVIINNTPDPAFWQPIQDHCRALGERFKFINAEKVQGFKAGALRIAMDRTAVDAEIIGILDADYVVDPDWLKDLVPAFADPSVGLVQAPQEHRDGDLSIMHYIMNGEYAGFFDIGMVQRNETNAIIVHGTMCLIRRAAMDMAGGWSSDTICEDSDLGLSIQQLGWTTHYTNHRYGQGLLPDTYEAFKKQRHRWAYGGLQIVKKHWRNFLPGRSRLTPDQKREYGLGWLNWLGAESLGVVVALLNLVWVPIVAFADIAIPDKILTLPIIGAFIVSLVHFLSMYRARVAIKPGQMLGAMIAAMSVQWTVSRAVAQGLITEHIAFARTSKGGLSRMSIEFQAFWEAVIGALLLIGAGVLVASNSYRQITEIYIFAGVLVLQSLPFLAAVAIAILELSRINSFQFWRDSAIRTAELIGLRPVALPTPAGTPQQVPVPSEVRREAK; this is encoded by the coding sequence ATGCGGGTTGTCGCCGCCGTTCTGTTGCTTGTGTCCGCGCTCCACGCCGGCCTCTGGGGAGTCTTGCGCGACAAGGAACCCGCGCCCGACTTCAAGGGCTTGCTGCCCAGCGTCTCCTACGCCCCGTTCGAGGGCTCGGCTCACCCCGACATCGACAACATTCCGACGGTGGAGAAAATCCGCGCCGACCTGAAGACGCTGTCGACGATGACGCGCGCGATCCGCCTCTATTCGTCCACAGGAGGCGTGGAACTGGTGCCGCCGATCGCGGCCGAATTCGGCCTCAAGGTCACCGTCGGCGCCTGGATCGACAAGGACAAGGATCGCAACGAGCGCGAGATCAAGGCCGCCATCGAGCTCGCCCGCAAGAACAGCAACGTCAACGGCGTCGTCGTCGGCAACGAGGTGATCTATCGCGGCGAGCAGAAGGTCGAAGACCTCATCGAGATGATCAAGAAGGTCAAGGGCTCGGTCCGCGTGCCCGTCACGACCGGCGAGATCTGGAACATCTGGCGCGACAATCCCGACCTCGGCTCCAACGTCGACTTCATCGCCGCCCACGTGCTGCCCTATTGGGAAAACTTCCGGTCGGACCAGGCGGTCGACCAGGCCGTCGACCGCTACAATCTGTTGCGCAACCTGTTCCCCGGCAAGCGCATCGTGATCGCCGAGTTCGGCTGGCCGAGCGCGGGTTACAATTTGCGCAACGCCGACCCCGGTCCGTTCCAGCAGGCCCTGACCTTGCGCAACTTCGTCAGCCGCGCCGACGCCATCGGCATGGAATACAACATCGTCGAGGCCATCGATCAGCCCTGGAAGTACTTCGAAGGCGGCGTCGGTCCGTACTGGGGCATCCTCAACGCCAGCCGCGAGCCGAAATTCGCCTGGACCGGCCCGGTGCAAAATCCCGACTATTGGAAGCTGATGGGTGTCGCCCTCCTGGTCGGTATCCTGCTGTCGCTGCCGATCCTGCGGCTGCAGCAGCCGACGGCGAAGCAGGCGTTCCTGCTGTCGGCCACCGCCAACGGCGTCGGCGCCTGGGCTGCCACCGTGTTCGCGTTCTGGAACGGGCACTATTTCATCTTCGGCTCGGCCTTCGCGCTCACGCTCGGCATGATCCTGCTTGTTCCCCTCGTGCTGATCGCGATGGCGCGCATCGACGAGATCGCGGCCGTCGCGTTCGGCCGGCCGCCGCAGCGGCTGCTCACGAAAGGCAAGCCGGTCGAGAACGTGCCCGAGAATTATTACCCGAAGGTCTCGATCCACATCCCCGCTTATTTCGAGCCGGTCGAGATGCTCAAGCAGACGCTCGATGCGTTGTCGCGGCTGAACTATCCGAACTACGAATGCGTCGTCATCATCAACAACACGCCGGACCCTGCCTTCTGGCAGCCGATCCAGGATCATTGCCGCGCGCTAGGTGAACGCTTCAAGTTCATCAACGCCGAGAAGGTGCAGGGCTTCAAGGCCGGAGCGCTGCGCATCGCGATGGACCGCACCGCCGTCGACGCCGAGATCATCGGCATCCTCGATGCCGACTACGTCGTCGATCCCGACTGGCTGAAGGACCTCGTGCCGGCGTTCGCCGATCCCAGCGTCGGCCTGGTGCAGGCGCCGCAGGAACATCGCGACGGCGACCTGTCGATCATGCACTACATCATGAACGGCGAATATGCCGGCTTCTTCGACATCGGCATGGTCCAGCGCAACGAGACCAACGCCATCATCGTGCACGGCACGATGTGCCTGATCCGCCGGGCCGCGATGGACATGGCCGGCGGCTGGTCGTCCGACACCATCTGCGAGGACTCTGATCTCGGCCTTTCGATTCAGCAGCTCGGCTGGACCACGCACTACACCAACCACCGCTACGGCCAGGGCCTGCTGCCCGACACCTACGAGGCCTTCAAGAAGCAGCGTCACCGCTGGGCCTATGGCGGCCTCCAGATCGTCAAGAAGCACTGGCGGAACTTCCTGCCCGGCCGGAGCCGGCTGACACCCGACCAGAAGCGCGAATATGGCCTGGGCTGGCTGAACTGGCTGGGCGCCGAAAGCCTCGGCGTCGTCGTGGCGCTGCTCAACCTCGTCTGGGTGCCGATCGTCGCCTTCGCCGACATCGCCATTCCCGACAAGATCCTGACGCTGCCGATCATCGGCGCCTTCATCGTCTCGCTCGTGCACTTCTTGTCGATGTACCGCGCGCGCGTCGCGATCAAGCCCGGCCAGATGCTGGGCGCCATGATCGCGGCGATGAGCGTGCAGTGGACGGTGTCGCGCGCGGTGGCGCAGGGACTGATCACCGAGCACATTGCGTTTGCGCGCACCTCCAAGGGCGGCCTGTCCAGGATGTCGATCGAGTTCCAGGCGTTCTGGGAGGCCGTGATCGGCGCCCTGCTCCTGATCGGCGCCGGCGTGCTGGTGGCCTCCAACAGCTATCGCCAGATCACCGAGATCTACATCTTCGCCGGCGTGCTGGTGCTCCAAAGCCTGCCGTTCCTGGCTGCGGTCGCGATCGCCATCCTCGAGCTCAGCCGCATCAACTCGTTCCAGTTCTGGCGCGACAGCGCGATCCGCACCGCCGAGCTGATCGGCCTGCGCCCGGTCGCGCTGCCGACCCCCGCCGGCACGCCGCAGCAAGTGCCGGTGCCCAGCGAGGTGCGGCGGGAAGCGAAGTGA
- a CDS encoding caspase family protein, whose translation MGALRPLVLFLLTVWLGAAPAHAERRVALVIGNSAYKSVPRLANPVNDATLVGGMFKKAGFDVVDTKLDLSVVDMRKALREFGVKARDADVAVIYYAGHGIELDGNNYLIPTDAALETDTDVFDETFPLDRVLFAIEPAKQLRLVILDACRDNPFAKNMKRTVASRAVGRGLAKIEPTSPNTMIAFAAKAGSTASDGDSKNSPFSTALVERLPTPGLDLRKAFGFVRDDVLKNTGYKQEPYVYGSLGGDDVPLVPAKPAAAPGPQASPQDAVRRDYELALQAGEKDAWQAFLRAYPDGFYADLAKVQLRKIEAEQARATAAEKARQAEDEKARLVADRAKKAEQDKAATAAKIAEDARLAAEKAKQIEDAKAAAAEQRRKDAEAAVAKSLADKQAAEKALADRIASEKAVADQAKQAAESKKQVGSEQKVAAVAPTSSPPSLSPQETAKLVQSELRRVGCLAAPTDGDWNVSSQRSLSMFNKYAGTKFDAKLASFEALDAIKAKPGRVCPLVCDHGFNADGDACVKIACRAGYRVNDDNECEKVQDKKPVAIREDTKKRDAERKQTEAAPAKPSASGQVICNGAGCRPVRPGCHIEQTYRAASTLANSEVCN comes from the coding sequence ATGGGCGCGCTTCGGCCTTTGGTATTGTTCCTTTTGACCGTCTGGCTCGGCGCCGCGCCTGCGCATGCCGAACGCCGCGTCGCGCTGGTGATCGGAAACTCCGCCTACAAGAGCGTGCCCCGTCTCGCCAACCCCGTGAACGATGCAACGCTGGTCGGGGGCATGTTCAAGAAGGCCGGCTTCGACGTTGTCGACACCAAGCTCGATCTGAGCGTCGTCGACATGCGCAAGGCGTTGCGCGAGTTCGGGGTGAAAGCGCGCGATGCCGATGTCGCGGTGATCTACTACGCAGGCCACGGGATCGAGCTGGATGGCAATAATTATCTGATCCCTACGGACGCGGCGCTGGAGACCGACACGGACGTGTTCGACGAGACCTTCCCGCTCGACCGGGTGCTTTTTGCGATCGAGCCGGCGAAGCAGCTTCGGCTCGTGATCCTGGACGCCTGCCGCGACAATCCGTTCGCCAAGAACATGAAGCGCACGGTGGCGTCGCGCGCGGTCGGGCGCGGCCTCGCCAAGATCGAACCGACGAGCCCGAACACGATGATCGCCTTTGCCGCAAAGGCAGGTTCGACGGCCTCTGACGGCGACTCCAAAAACAGCCCGTTCTCCACCGCGCTGGTCGAGCGTCTGCCGACGCCCGGTCTCGACCTGCGCAAAGCGTTCGGCTTCGTCCGCGACGACGTTCTCAAGAACACCGGCTACAAGCAGGAGCCTTACGTGTACGGCTCGCTCGGCGGCGACGACGTGCCGCTTGTCCCCGCGAAGCCGGCAGCCGCTCCTGGACCGCAGGCAAGCCCGCAGGATGCCGTTCGCAGAGACTATGAGCTGGCTTTGCAGGCAGGCGAGAAAGATGCGTGGCAGGCCTTCCTGCGCGCTTACCCAGATGGCTTTTACGCTGATCTCGCCAAGGTCCAGTTGAGGAAGATTGAAGCCGAGCAAGCGCGTGCCACCGCTGCCGAGAAGGCCCGGCAGGCAGAAGATGAAAAGGCGCGGCTCGTCGCGGACCGTGCCAAGAAGGCCGAGCAGGACAAGGCGGCGACTGCCGCCAAAATCGCCGAGGACGCCCGGCTAGCGGCCGAGAAGGCCAAGCAGATCGAGGACGCGAAGGCTGCGGCGGCGGAGCAGCGCAGGAAGGATGCAGAAGCGGCCGTGGCGAAGTCGCTGGCGGACAAGCAGGCCGCCGAGAAGGCGCTTGCCGACAGGATCGCGAGTGAGAAAGCGGTAGCTGACCAGGCCAAGCAGGCAGCAGAGAGCAAGAAGCAGGTCGGCAGCGAGCAAAAGGTGGCGGCCGTCGCGCCGACCTCATCCCCGCCCAGCCTGTCTCCTCAGGAGACCGCAAAGCTTGTCCAGTCAGAGCTGCGCCGCGTCGGCTGTCTGGCCGCCCCTACGGATGGTGACTGGAACGTATCGTCGCAGCGATCCCTCTCGATGTTCAATAAATATGCCGGCACGAAGTTCGACGCCAAGCTCGCGAGCTTCGAGGCGCTCGATGCCATCAAGGCTAAGCCGGGCCGGGTCTGCCCGCTGGTGTGCGACCACGGCTTCAATGCTGATGGCGACGCATGCGTAAAGATCGCCTGCCGCGCTGGCTATCGCGTCAATGACGACAATGAATGCGAAAAGGTGCAGGACAAGAAACCGGTTGCGATCCGCGAGGATACCAAGAAGCGAGACGCGGAGCGGAAGCAAACCGAAGCGGCACCAGCGAAGCCCTCCGCGTCCGGGCAAGTCATTTGCAACGGTGCGGGCTGTCGTCCCGTCCGACCCGGCTGTCACATTGAACAAACGTATCGGGCGGCCAGCACTCTTGCGAACAGCGAAGTCTGCAACTGA
- a CDS encoding DUF6056 family protein: MQSKINLTRTDARGARTINLAAWTMVVVVSAVFILKLLGLALYAIPESDDFCFFDANNHHGMVGSVSIFYNSAIGRITPLLLMQLPAVLRSSTGIDLFICYVVIMVAFMIAFVAAMIFLARRIQPNTTLLQQTALGLAFVAVLASEAPSLHDMFYWLPGVACYIVPAAIIVSVFAELINATENGVRFSRASTALMAFGGLAAAMCNEFTAVWLIGAVSCSLLARWVFDQRLQLDAHLWIGLATVAGLAVVLSAPGNSVRMSQFPLAGDFLNSLKEAFLFGLIGLGRLFREPATGTWLLFVVLVTTVLPQPNCVGSRNRKFLAAGVALISLGGAYFGYFVHQYATGNRLVERAQNEVLVFVLFGLTMSAALFARAYRDRICKLVTALPLPSSVMGIAVPLIFGASLAVALHYSKVGMQIRSERDDFSVFWLESMERHARLTLSPEQRLVVAQHTVHPTTLMNSDVTDNPGRLPNDCIARLYQKESIVAGPAGTSSVQRAD, translated from the coding sequence ATGCAGTCCAAGATCAATCTTACACGCACCGATGCTCGAGGGGCGCGTACAATAAATCTCGCTGCATGGACTATGGTCGTTGTTGTGTCGGCCGTGTTCATCCTGAAGCTGCTGGGACTGGCACTCTATGCGATCCCCGAATCCGATGATTTCTGTTTCTTTGATGCGAACAATCACCACGGGATGGTGGGATCGGTATCGATATTCTACAACTCGGCCATAGGGCGCATCACGCCGTTGCTGCTGATGCAGCTTCCTGCCGTCCTCCGCAGCTCGACTGGCATAGACCTTTTCATTTGCTACGTCGTGATCATGGTTGCGTTCATGATCGCGTTTGTCGCGGCAATGATATTCCTTGCGCGACGAATCCAGCCGAATACAACTCTCTTGCAGCAGACTGCGCTCGGGCTGGCCTTCGTCGCTGTGCTCGCGAGCGAGGCTCCGAGCCTGCATGACATGTTCTATTGGTTACCAGGTGTCGCCTGTTACATCGTTCCTGCGGCGATCATTGTCTCGGTGTTTGCTGAGCTCATAAACGCGACGGAAAATGGAGTGCGTTTCTCGCGCGCATCGACTGCACTGATGGCATTCGGTGGTTTAGCCGCGGCTATGTGCAATGAGTTCACGGCGGTTTGGCTAATAGGTGCCGTCTCCTGCTCGCTGTTGGCTCGCTGGGTGTTTGACCAACGCCTTCAGCTCGACGCGCATTTGTGGATTGGTCTTGCGACCGTCGCCGGTCTCGCCGTCGTGTTGTCGGCGCCTGGCAATTCCGTGCGCATGAGTCAGTTTCCGCTGGCGGGTGATTTCTTGAATTCGCTGAAGGAGGCGTTTCTTTTCGGCTTGATTGGCCTGGGGCGCCTGTTCAGAGAGCCCGCGACGGGGACGTGGCTTCTGTTCGTTGTGTTGGTCACCACCGTATTGCCACAGCCGAATTGCGTGGGTTCGAGAAACAGAAAGTTTTTAGCCGCAGGAGTCGCGCTCATTAGTCTAGGCGGCGCGTATTTTGGATATTTTGTGCACCAATATGCGACGGGGAACCGGCTTGTGGAGAGGGCGCAAAATGAGGTGCTGGTCTTTGTGCTGTTCGGCCTGACGATGAGCGCCGCGCTTTTCGCGCGAGCGTATCGCGACCGAATTTGCAAGCTCGTCACGGCGTTGCCCTTGCCTTCGTCAGTCATGGGTATTGCTGTGCCCCTGATATTCGGCGCCAGCCTGGCAGTAGCGTTGCACTACAGCAAAGTCGGCATGCAGATTCGGTCGGAGCGGGACGACTTTAGCGTGTTCTGGCTCGAGAGCATGGAACGTCATGCGCGCCTGACCCTGTCTCCAGAGCAAAGGCTGGTGGTTGCACAGCACACGGTTCACCCGACGACGTTGATGAACAGCGATGTGACCGACAACCCCGGCCGGCTCCCGAACGACTGCATCGCGCGCCTGTACCAGAAGGAGAGCATCGTAGCGGGGCCCGCGGGTACGTCTAGCGTGCAGCGCGCCGACTAG